Proteins encoded together in one Gemmatimonadota bacterium DH-78 window:
- the hemA gene encoding glutamyl-tRNA reductase, which translates to MVHLPMSELRLSGRPTPARPSSAPRLLMVGAHHQDLADAVHEPLADALRRVVDGRLRDPSGGRVPPEFTEAVVLRTCARTELYLVTADPAETFRRICALVGAHLPGGEAPESQLRFATAAAATRHLFRTASGLESAVLGEAEVLGQVRAALADAHEAGGIGPVLTRLVQDAVAVGRRVRSETRIGEGSVSLTGSAVDWAEGRVAAGASTALVLGAGRTGRSVAHRLAGGRWKRILIANRTLARARELAAECGGEAVVLGCMRERLFEVDAVFAAIDSDGPVLGPIEFEMARAARADALRCAVDLSHPAVIDWPDLDRASLLGITALQRHICESQVSRTRWIPDAERIVDEAVAAFSLWFRGRGVVPFVVRMREEVMQRALDEAERAGRGCVPEERERLRRLARSVARSMLHAPTAALRSVDPGSADGVQLMETTRALFGLADTDAPAVESRTS; encoded by the coding sequence ATGGTCCACCTGCCCATGTCGGAACTCCGCCTGTCCGGACGCCCCACTCCCGCGCGCCCCTCGAGCGCCCCTCGACTCCTGATGGTGGGCGCCCACCATCAGGATCTCGCCGACGCGGTGCACGAGCCGCTCGCCGACGCGTTGCGCCGAGTGGTCGACGGGCGCCTCCGCGATCCATCGGGTGGCCGGGTGCCGCCGGAGTTCACCGAGGCCGTGGTCCTGCGCACCTGCGCGCGGACCGAACTGTACCTCGTGACCGCCGACCCGGCCGAGACCTTCCGCCGGATCTGCGCCCTCGTGGGCGCCCACCTCCCCGGCGGCGAGGCGCCGGAGTCGCAGCTCCGGTTCGCCACGGCGGCGGCCGCCACCCGGCACCTCTTCCGCACCGCGTCCGGGCTGGAGTCGGCGGTGCTCGGTGAGGCCGAAGTACTGGGGCAGGTGCGGGCCGCGCTCGCCGACGCCCACGAGGCCGGGGGGATCGGCCCCGTGCTCACGCGCCTCGTTCAGGATGCGGTGGCGGTCGGGCGCCGGGTGCGGTCGGAGACCCGCATCGGCGAGGGGTCGGTGTCGCTCACGGGCAGTGCCGTCGACTGGGCCGAGGGCCGTGTCGCGGCCGGGGCCTCCACGGCGCTGGTGCTCGGTGCGGGCCGCACCGGTCGCTCCGTGGCCCATCGTCTCGCGGGAGGTCGCTGGAAGCGCATTCTGATCGCGAACCGCACCCTGGCCCGGGCCCGGGAACTCGCGGCGGAGTGCGGCGGCGAGGCGGTCGTGCTCGGGTGCATGAGAGAACGGCTCTTCGAGGTGGATGCGGTGTTCGCCGCGATCGACTCCGACGGGCCGGTACTCGGTCCGATCGAGTTCGAGATGGCCCGGGCCGCCCGCGCCGACGCTCTTCGCTGCGCCGTCGACCTCTCGCACCCGGCGGTGATCGACTGGCCCGACCTCGACCGGGCGTCGCTTCTCGGCATCACGGCGCTGCAGCGCCACATTTGCGAGTCGCAGGTGAGCCGGACCCGCTGGATCCCCGATGCGGAGCGGATCGTCGACGAGGCGGTGGCCGCCTTCTCGCTCTGGTTCAGGGGGCGCGGCGTGGTGCCCTTCGTGGTGCGCATGCGCGAAGAGGTGATGCAGCGGGCGCTCGACGAGGCGGAGCGGGCCGGGCGGGGGTGCGTGCCCGAAGAGAGAGAGCGTCTTCGGCGCCTCGCGCGTTCGGTGGCCCGCAGCATGCTGCACGCACCGACGGCCGCGCTGCGCTCGGTCGACCCCGGCAGCGCCGACGGCGTGCAGCTGATGGAGACCACCCGCGCGCTCTTCGGCCTCGCCGATACCGACGCACCCGCGGTGGAGAGCCGGACGTCGTGA
- a CDS encoding TonB-dependent receptor: MIRLLRRVVRTLGRPSFLGAFALAAAAAPATAQDSYRVTGTVTDSTGAGLERAMVVALALPDSTLASFTTSGSDGAFTLERVAPGDYLLQVQLASFETVRTPFTVTDADVDVGAAPLALQVYGIEPLVVSVDHTPFQNRRDTLTFNAAAFETRPNASVEDLLRRLPGFEVDSDGNIEVQGEAIEQVLVEGKEFFGSDPTVATRGLPADAVAHVEVYDRESDMAEFTGIPDGQERKTLNLRLTEDAQRGWFGAAEGALGASETVPSTLTLADDAVRFDQQLGINRFSPSTQLALIGSLNNVGRARFNVSGGGGGGQVSARGGAGAAGSGGFTSSGVLGLSGSHDFTDDDWIRGSYFFSDLTTQRESARLQQQLLGSSVASTIANDATRVSDSQSHRVDLNAQRDFSEGNRLRLRAGLNATQATSTDVSTRVTESATGAAINSEVSSTGTDSDGLSGNANLTWMKRLGDAGRSLVVNLGANLSRPESSGGLASTLEVATPDGPITTELLQDRLQTGRVFTNTQRVALTQSLGSTRTLELFGERRDVREDEERSVFDITDGGSVLVDDLSSGLEQTYGYLSGGFRLNRNTETSRFVLGLEAQRSTLEGTIDGRSETIENSNTRLLPSADLRLQVGDSHSLDFGYRTSTTEPTMEQLQPFADNSSPTNVYVGNPDLQPQFTQSLNANWRFFDAFTFLSVSSFARFSHTNDDIVTSRTIDERGFQTAQPVNGGDSWTATSGLNIGRPIRALGTNVSVDYRLSLAKRPEFVNGDENRSRILGNTVALQLSNRDKSRFDLEADARFAFNDVAYSLNDELDQGYMNSTYSLRGTLYLGDAWSLSGDWAHQRYDDDVFGDAENLSLLDLSISRYLFDERASIELAAYDLFDESQVVSLSSSADAITENRSQAMGRYLMLRFNYRLGTLGRGGPGGGPGRR, from the coding sequence GTGATCCGCCTGCTGCGGAGGGTCGTCCGCACGCTCGGGCGGCCGTCCTTCCTGGGCGCCTTCGCCCTCGCCGCCGCGGCGGCCCCCGCCACCGCGCAGGACAGCTACCGGGTGACCGGTACCGTCACCGACTCCACCGGCGCCGGCCTCGAGCGGGCGATGGTGGTGGCGCTGGCCCTGCCCGACTCCACCCTCGCGTCGTTCACCACCTCCGGATCCGACGGTGCCTTCACCCTCGAGCGGGTGGCGCCCGGCGACTACCTGCTGCAGGTGCAGCTCGCCTCGTTCGAAACCGTGCGCACCCCCTTCACCGTCACCGACGCCGACGTCGACGTGGGCGCCGCCCCGCTCGCTCTGCAGGTGTACGGCATCGAGCCGCTGGTGGTGAGCGTGGATCACACCCCGTTTCAGAACCGGCGCGACACCCTCACCTTCAACGCCGCCGCCTTCGAGACCCGCCCCAACGCCTCGGTCGAGGATCTGCTCCGGCGCCTGCCCGGATTCGAAGTGGATTCGGACGGCAACATCGAGGTGCAGGGCGAGGCGATCGAGCAGGTGCTCGTGGAGGGCAAGGAGTTCTTCGGCTCCGACCCGACCGTGGCCACTCGGGGACTCCCGGCCGACGCCGTCGCCCACGTGGAGGTCTACGACCGGGAGTCGGACATGGCCGAGTTCACCGGCATTCCGGACGGCCAGGAGCGCAAGACGCTCAACCTGCGCCTGACCGAAGACGCTCAGCGCGGCTGGTTCGGCGCCGCCGAGGGCGCGCTGGGCGCGAGCGAGACCGTGCCCTCCACGCTCACCCTGGCCGACGACGCCGTGCGCTTCGACCAGCAGCTCGGCATCAACCGCTTTTCGCCCTCCACCCAGCTGGCTCTGATCGGAAGTCTCAACAACGTGGGCCGCGCCCGTTTCAACGTGTCCGGCGGCGGAGGCGGCGGGCAGGTGTCGGCCCGCGGCGGAGCGGGCGCCGCCGGGAGCGGCGGCTTCACCAGTTCCGGAGTCCTCGGGCTCAGCGGGAGCCACGACTTCACCGACGACGACTGGATCCGCGGGTCGTACTTCTTCAGCGACCTCACCACCCAGCGCGAGAGCGCGCGGTTGCAGCAGCAGCTTCTGGGATCGTCGGTGGCCTCCACCATCGCCAACGACGCCACCCGGGTGAGCGACAGCCAGTCGCATCGCGTCGACCTCAACGCGCAGCGCGACTTCAGCGAGGGCAATCGACTGCGACTCCGCGCCGGCCTCAACGCCACGCAGGCGACCTCCACCGACGTCTCGACGCGGGTGACCGAGAGCGCGACCGGCGCCGCGATCAACAGCGAGGTGTCGAGCACCGGCACCGACTCCGACGGGCTGAGCGGCAACGCCAACCTCACCTGGATGAAGCGACTCGGCGACGCCGGGCGGAGCCTCGTGGTGAACCTCGGCGCGAACCTCAGCCGCCCCGAATCGAGCGGCGGTCTCGCCTCCACCCTCGAGGTGGCCACGCCCGACGGTCCGATCACCACCGAGCTGCTCCAGGACCGGCTGCAGACCGGGCGGGTGTTCACCAACACCCAGCGGGTGGCGCTCACCCAGTCGCTGGGCTCCACGCGCACCCTGGAGCTCTTCGGCGAGCGCCGCGACGTGCGGGAAGACGAGGAGCGCTCGGTGTTCGACATCACCGACGGCGGATCGGTGCTCGTGGACGACCTGAGCTCGGGTCTGGAGCAGACCTACGGCTACCTGAGCGGCGGCTTCCGCCTCAACCGCAACACCGAGACGTCGCGGTTCGTGCTCGGCCTCGAGGCCCAGCGCTCGACGCTGGAAGGCACCATCGACGGCCGCAGCGAGACGATCGAGAACAGCAACACGCGCCTGCTGCCCTCCGCGGATCTGCGACTCCAGGTGGGCGACTCGCACAGCCTGGACTTCGGCTACCGCACCTCCACCACCGAGCCGACGATGGAGCAGCTGCAGCCCTTCGCCGACAACTCGAGCCCCACCAACGTCTACGTCGGCAACCCCGACCTGCAGCCGCAGTTCACCCAGTCGCTCAACGCCAACTGGCGCTTCTTCGACGCCTTCACCTTCCTGAGCGTGTCGTCGTTCGCCCGCTTCAGTCACACCAACGACGACATCGTCACCTCGCGCACGATCGACGAGCGCGGATTCCAGACGGCGCAGCCGGTGAACGGCGGCGACTCGTGGACGGCCACGAGTGGACTCAACATCGGGCGACCGATTCGCGCGCTGGGCACCAACGTCTCGGTCGACTACCGGCTCAGCCTGGCGAAGCGTCCCGAGTTCGTGAACGGCGACGAGAACCGCAGCCGCATCCTCGGCAACACCGTCGCGCTGCAGCTCTCCAACCGCGACAAGTCGCGCTTCGACCTCGAGGCCGACGCGCGCTTCGCCTTCAACGACGTGGCCTACTCGCTCAACGACGAGCTCGACCAGGGCTACATGAACTCCACCTACTCGCTCCGGGGCACCCTCTACCTGGGCGACGCCTGGTCGCTGTCGGGCGACTGGGCGCACCAGCGCTACGACGACGACGTGTTCGGCGACGCAGAGAACCTGTCGCTGCTCGACCTGTCGATCTCGCGCTACCTGTTCGACGAGCGGGCCTCGATCGAGCTGGCCGCCTACGACCTCTTCGACGAGAGCCAGGTGGTGTCGCTGTCGAGCTCGGCCGATGCGATCACCGAGAATCGCAGCCAGGCGATGGGCCGCTACCTGATGCTTCGGTTCAACTACCGGCTCGGCACGCTCGGACGGGGCGGTCCAGGGGGGGGTCCGGGCCGTCGCTGA
- a CDS encoding FAD-dependent oxidoreductase yields the protein MIGVVGGGLSGLLVGLELERRGIPFTIFEASPSLGGVVRSRRVEGRVLDYGPQRTRMIGPVRALIDELDLGERVRLAPPGLGLHVYRRGRLRAVPMGLGALLRSDVVGPAAKLRVLLEPLTRGARPDERVSDYFIRKFGRDLYRTLLGPFFGGLYAADPARMEVDRVLAPLLDRVGRSLVLGLVRRGGAVSPPPACSFDEGMAVLPRALGHRLAPSIRSSDGVHALHPEGAGWTLESDSGRHRFDQVVVTVPPAPAGRLLETSVPGAGDRIGRLSCNPVAVVHLLASGTPRGMGFQVAFGEGLALRGVTFNDAMFARTGLHTAYLGGAARPEVVEATDADIADRAVREFAIATGIEPAGVLDVTRVAIPGWDLAWRALDGLALPDGLHLCANWESRPGIPGRIARAVEVADAVVARLGSASRVAR from the coding sequence GTGATCGGCGTCGTCGGCGGAGGGCTCAGCGGGCTCCTCGTCGGTTTGGAACTGGAGCGCCGCGGAATTCCCTTCACGATCTTCGAGGCGTCGCCGAGCCTCGGCGGGGTCGTCCGCAGCCGGCGCGTCGAGGGGCGCGTGCTCGACTACGGCCCGCAGCGCACCCGCATGATCGGCCCGGTTCGGGCGCTCATCGACGAACTGGATCTCGGCGAACGCGTGCGCCTCGCCCCCCCGGGGCTCGGCCTGCACGTATACCGCAGGGGTCGGCTGCGCGCCGTGCCGATGGGGCTCGGCGCCCTGCTGCGCTCCGACGTGGTGGGACCGGCCGCGAAGCTCCGGGTTCTGCTCGAGCCGCTCACGCGCGGCGCTCGGCCCGACGAGCGGGTCTCGGACTACTTCATCCGCAAGTTCGGGCGCGACCTCTACCGCACGCTGCTCGGCCCCTTCTTCGGGGGACTGTATGCCGCCGATCCGGCGCGGATGGAGGTGGACCGGGTGCTGGCGCCCCTGCTCGATCGAGTGGGCCGCAGCCTGGTGCTCGGGCTCGTGCGCCGCGGCGGGGCCGTGAGCCCCCCGCCCGCCTGCAGCTTCGACGAGGGCATGGCGGTGCTTCCCCGAGCGCTCGGGCACCGGCTCGCCCCCTCGATCCGCTCGAGCGACGGCGTGCATGCGCTCCACCCCGAGGGGGCGGGGTGGACCCTCGAGTCCGACTCCGGGCGTCACCGATTCGACCAGGTCGTGGTCACCGTCCCCCCCGCCCCGGCCGGACGGCTGCTGGAGACGAGCGTGCCCGGTGCGGGCGACCGGATCGGGCGATTGTCGTGCAACCCGGTGGCGGTCGTGCACCTTCTGGCTTCGGGGACTCCGCGCGGGATGGGGTTTCAGGTGGCCTTCGGCGAGGGGCTGGCGCTTCGAGGGGTGACCTTCAACGACGCGATGTTCGCGCGCACCGGACTGCACACCGCCTACCTCGGTGGGGCGGCCCGGCCGGAGGTGGTGGAGGCCACCGACGCCGACATCGCCGACCGGGCGGTGCGGGAGTTCGCCATCGCCACCGGCATCGAGCCGGCCGGCGTGCTCGATGTGACCCGGGTCGCCATCCCGGGCTGGGACCTGGCCTGGCGAGCGCTGGACGGGCTCGCGCTTCCCGACGGCCTGCACCTGTGTGCCAACTGGGAGTCTCGCCCCGGCATTCCGGGCCGGATCGCGCGGGCGGTGGAGGTGGCCGACGCGGTCGTGGCCCGTCTCGGATCGGCCTCGCGGGTGGCTCGGTGA
- the hemH gene encoding ferrochelatase has translation MRAAQGTVGVLTVNFGEPSELSLEAVIPFLERIFLQNAGLERVENGRARAEELARRRAPSLLDEYRAIGGSPLNDQAERQARGLESALLAAGYDVVVAQGYQFTRPFIDDGLQELREAGVDRVVVLPVYPLCGRSTSVAALEAVDSALGESGWGVSWTGVTGWHHHPEYTELRAANIRRYCLEHDLDPTDPDTILYFSAHGTPARYLSEGSRYDRYVQEHCAAVAAAVGADRWTVGFQNHTNRGVPWTVPDNEDRLREVAERRLIVEAVSFVHEQSETLGELDRELRDFAEAMGKEFHRVPVPHADPALVEVLRGVVEHAMTSPEGDALLARCRCHPVSNALCTNARRTLPPSSFVPACEGQAPCTMQSARP, from the coding sequence ATGCGGGCCGCGCAGGGCACGGTGGGTGTGCTGACCGTCAACTTCGGAGAGCCGAGCGAGCTCAGCCTCGAGGCGGTGATCCCCTTTCTGGAGCGCATCTTTCTGCAGAACGCCGGCCTCGAACGGGTCGAGAACGGCCGGGCCCGGGCCGAGGAGCTGGCGCGGCGACGCGCGCCGTCGCTGCTCGACGAGTACCGGGCCATCGGTGGATCTCCGCTGAACGATCAGGCGGAGCGGCAGGCCCGGGGGCTCGAGTCGGCGCTCCTCGCCGCCGGGTACGATGTGGTGGTCGCCCAGGGGTATCAGTTCACCCGTCCCTTCATCGACGACGGCCTTCAGGAACTCCGCGAAGCCGGCGTCGATCGGGTGGTGGTGCTGCCGGTCTACCCGCTGTGCGGACGCTCCACCTCGGTGGCCGCGCTCGAGGCGGTCGACAGCGCGCTGGGGGAGAGCGGGTGGGGGGTGAGCTGGACGGGGGTCACCGGATGGCATCACCACCCGGAGTACACCGAGCTGAGGGCCGCCAACATCCGGCGCTACTGTCTCGAACACGACCTCGATCCCACCGACCCCGACACGATCCTCTACTTCTCGGCGCACGGCACCCCGGCCCGCTACCTGTCGGAGGGGAGTCGCTACGACCGCTACGTGCAGGAGCACTGTGCCGCGGTGGCGGCCGCCGTCGGCGCCGACCGCTGGACGGTGGGCTTCCAGAACCACACCAATCGAGGCGTGCCCTGGACGGTGCCCGACAACGAGGATCGCCTGCGGGAAGTGGCGGAGCGACGGCTCATCGTGGAAGCGGTGAGCTTCGTTCACGAGCAGTCCGAAACGCTGGGGGAGCTCGATCGCGAGCTGCGGGACTTCGCCGAGGCGATGGGCAAGGAGTTTCATCGCGTGCCCGTGCCCCATGCCGACCCGGCGCTGGTCGAGGTGCTCCGCGGGGTGGTCGAACACGCCATGACGTCGCCGGAGGGCGACGCCCTGCTCGCCCGCTGCCGCTGCCACCCGGTGTCGAACGCGCTCTGCACGAACGCGCGACGCACCCTGCCGCCGAGCTCCTTCGTGCCGGCGTGCGAAGGGCAGGCTCCCTGCACGATGCAGTCCGCGCGGCCGTGA
- a CDS encoding GLPGLI family protein produces MRISAAPALLGALLLIPSLASGQSGTIRYERSLTRTPGEALGALMGGRARPDGEAPPSGDRPAAGRRAPGGDGAPGGAGGPGGRFGEREPIQEYATLTVTYAGAVAATRVEPIESAAPRQGARSGPGGGFGGARGAIAQRLQDGGAAGLPAMPIRRTTSVWVDTSTGERVETVDFMGRTFRIRSEQSPLAWKLVGEESEFLGYRVQKATAQDGERSIEAWFTVDVPGFAAPDGYHGLPGTVLMVSVDRGATLIQAVEVVDESIETPDAPSDGEEMSAEEFDTLVAEKTDEFRQEMESMMRRRRGGGL; encoded by the coding sequence ATGCGCATCTCGGCAGCCCCGGCGCTCCTCGGAGCCCTTCTCCTGATTCCCTCGCTCGCCTCCGGGCAGAGCGGCACGATCCGCTACGAGCGGTCGCTCACCCGCACCCCCGGCGAGGCCCTGGGCGCGCTGATGGGCGGGCGCGCTCGCCCGGATGGAGAGGCGCCCCCCTCCGGAGACCGTCCGGCGGCGGGCCGGCGCGCACCCGGCGGCGACGGAGCCCCCGGGGGAGCGGGCGGCCCCGGCGGACGCTTCGGCGAGCGCGAGCCGATTCAGGAGTACGCGACGCTCACCGTCACGTACGCGGGGGCGGTGGCGGCCACCCGGGTCGAGCCGATCGAGTCGGCCGCGCCCCGGCAGGGAGCGCGGAGCGGTCCCGGCGGCGGCTTCGGTGGCGCCCGCGGCGCGATCGCTCAGCGTCTGCAGGACGGCGGGGCGGCGGGGCTTCCCGCCATGCCGATCCGCCGCACCACCTCCGTCTGGGTCGACACCTCCACCGGTGAACGGGTGGAGACGGTCGATTTCATGGGACGCACCTTCCGAATCCGCAGCGAGCAGTCGCCCCTGGCGTGGAAGCTGGTGGGCGAGGAGAGCGAGTTTCTGGGCTACCGGGTGCAGAAGGCCACGGCGCAGGACGGCGAGCGCTCGATCGAGGCGTGGTTCACCGTCGACGTGCCCGGCTTCGCGGCGCCCGACGGCTATCACGGACTGCCCGGCACCGTGCTGATGGTGTCGGTGGATCGCGGTGCGACGCTGATCCAGGCGGTGGAGGTGGTGGACGAGAGCATCGAGACGCCCGACGCCCCCTCCGACGGCGAAGAGATGTCGGCCGAGGAGTTCGACACCCTCGTGGCCGAGAAGACCGACGAGTTTCGCCAGGAGATGGAGAGCATGATGCGGCGTCGCCGGGGAGGTGGACTGTGA
- a CDS encoding dienelactone hydrolase family protein, whose product MESPNKKRRSAKDFPQEILKLFDGYVHGFTSRRDFIEGAARVLGGGAAAVAALDALQPEYAWAAQVAEDDERIRQEYVHYPSPDGSGEMRGYMVVPEGAAEPLPAVLVIHENRGLNPYIEDVVRRFGAAGFVALGPDALTPLGGYPGNDDEGRTMQQQLDRDVMMEDWVAAFRFLRDHDATTGRVGAVGFCYGGGVVNQLAVRLPDLGAGVPFYGSAPDLADVPQIQAPLMIQLAGLDERVNAGYPEYEAALEAAGKTFTIHTYEGVNHGFHNDTTPRYDDEAAMLAQERTIAFFNETLRG is encoded by the coding sequence ATGGAGTCCCCGAACAAGAAGCGCCGCAGCGCCAAGGACTTTCCCCAGGAGATCCTCAAGCTCTTCGACGGCTACGTGCACGGATTCACGAGCCGCCGCGACTTCATCGAGGGTGCCGCACGCGTGCTCGGCGGGGGCGCGGCCGCGGTCGCGGCGCTCGATGCCCTGCAGCCCGAGTACGCCTGGGCCGCGCAGGTGGCCGAGGACGACGAGCGGATTCGCCAGGAGTACGTGCACTATCCGTCGCCCGACGGTTCGGGAGAGATGCGGGGCTACATGGTCGTGCCCGAGGGGGCGGCGGAGCCGCTGCCCGCGGTGCTCGTGATCCATGAGAATCGGGGACTCAACCCGTACATCGAAGATGTCGTGCGTCGGTTCGGGGCCGCCGGATTCGTCGCCCTCGGACCCGATGCGCTCACGCCGCTCGGCGGATACCCGGGCAACGACGACGAAGGCCGCACCATGCAGCAGCAGCTCGATCGCGACGTGATGATGGAGGACTGGGTCGCCGCCTTCCGCTTCCTGCGCGACCACGACGCCACCACCGGCCGGGTGGGCGCCGTGGGCTTCTGCTACGGCGGAGGCGTGGTGAACCAGCTCGCCGTGCGGCTCCCCGACCTCGGCGCCGGCGTGCCCTTCTATGGATCCGCCCCGGACCTTGCCGACGTGCCGCAAATCCAGGCGCCCCTCATGATCCAGCTCGCCGGCCTCGACGAGCGCGTGAACGCCGGGTATCCCGAGTACGAAGCCGCCCTCGAAGCCGCCGGCAAGACGTTCACGATCCACACCTACGAGGGTGTGAATCACGGCTTCCACAACGACACCACCCCGCGCTACGACGACGAGGCGGCGATGCTCGCCCAGGAGCGGACGATCGCGTTCTTCAACGAGACGTTGCGGGGGTAG
- the proC gene encoding pyrroline-5-carboxylate reductase, with protein MSSAPPRRVAVLGGGHLGAALARGWAASGLVTAADITITRRHRSKLDSLAGEGFGVGTDNAAAVSEADVVIVAVQPAQVEGVLRDIAPVLGARPLISVATGVSLAALRAPLGPDAVVARAMPNTAVEAGSSMTCLAGDDRSGPALEAAESLFAGVGRALVIDEDMMTPATALCACGIAFFLRTIRAAAQGGTEIGFHSEEALLLAAQTARGAADLILTTRSHPESEIDRVATPRGCTIAGLNELEHRGFSSAMIRGILKASERAGELL; from the coding sequence ATGAGCAGTGCGCCGCCCCGTCGCGTCGCAGTTCTCGGTGGCGGCCATCTCGGTGCGGCACTCGCCCGCGGGTGGGCCGCATCCGGACTCGTCACCGCCGCCGACATCACCATCACCCGCCGTCACCGCAGCAAGCTCGACTCGCTCGCGGGCGAGGGCTTCGGCGTGGGCACCGATAACGCGGCGGCCGTTTCCGAGGCCGACGTGGTGATCGTGGCCGTGCAGCCCGCGCAGGTGGAGGGGGTGCTCCGCGACATCGCCCCCGTGCTCGGCGCGCGTCCGCTGATTTCGGTGGCCACCGGAGTGAGTCTCGCCGCGCTGCGGGCCCCCCTCGGTCCGGATGCCGTGGTGGCGCGGGCGATGCCCAACACCGCCGTGGAAGCCGGCAGCTCGATGACCTGCCTGGCCGGCGACGACCGGTCGGGCCCCGCCCTCGAAGCCGCCGAGTCGCTCTTCGCCGGCGTGGGCCGCGCCCTCGTGATCGACGAAGACATGATGACGCCGGCCACGGCTCTGTGCGCCTGCGGCATCGCCTTCTTCCTGCGCACGATCCGTGCGGCCGCGCAGGGGGGCACGGAGATCGGCTTCCACTCGGAAGAGGCGCTGCTGCTCGCGGCCCAGACGGCGCGGGGCGCGGCGGATCTGATCCTCACCACGCGCAGCCATCCCGAAAGCGAGATCGACCGCGTGGCCACCCCGCGCGGCTGCACGATCGCCGGTCTGAACGAGCTCGAGCACCGCGGCTTCTCGTCGGCGATGATCCGCGGCATTCTCAAGGCGAGCGAGCGGGCGGGCGAGCTGCTGTAG
- the metB gene encoding cystathionine gamma-synthase, with translation MSPRDHAPARPSSPPPTVPFATTVAVRAGIATETQHGAVVPPIHLSSNYTFRGYGDKRPYDYTRTGNPTRDLLGEALAELEGGAGAVVTSSGMSAVALALHLIEPGGLLVAPHDCYGGTHRLMSALAERGGFRLRFVDQTDDDALDAAFAEGPSMVWVETPSNPLLRITDLAGIAARAREAGALFVADNTFLSPVLQRPIEWGADLVLHSTTKYLNGHSDVVGGAVVARDEAVHAELAEWANCLGLTGAPFDAYLTLRGLRTLDARMRVHLANADAVVSCLADHPAVERVYHPSLTDHPGHEVAARQQSGFGAMVSFELRSEAAVRAFVAELGTFTLAESLGGVESLVAHPATMTHASMDADARATAGISDRLLRLSVGIEAAVDLVADLERALGAARETDALGAGSEADAATATPTEVEVAAGV, from the coding sequence ATGAGCCCTCGAGATCACGCCCCCGCCCGCCCGTCGTCGCCCCCTCCGACGGTACCCTTCGCCACCACCGTGGCCGTGCGGGCCGGCATCGCCACCGAGACCCAGCACGGGGCGGTGGTGCCCCCGATCCACCTGTCGTCGAACTACACCTTCCGCGGCTACGGCGACAAGCGGCCCTACGACTACACGCGGACCGGCAATCCCACCCGCGATCTGCTGGGCGAGGCGCTGGCCGAACTCGAGGGCGGGGCCGGAGCGGTGGTGACCTCGAGCGGGATGTCTGCGGTGGCGCTCGCACTGCACCTGATCGAGCCCGGGGGGCTGCTGGTGGCCCCGCACGACTGCTACGGCGGCACCCATCGGCTCATGTCGGCGCTCGCCGAGCGGGGCGGCTTCCGACTGCGCTTCGTGGACCAGACCGACGACGACGCCCTCGACGCGGCCTTCGCGGAGGGGCCCTCGATGGTGTGGGTGGAGACCCCGAGCAACCCGCTTCTGCGCATCACCGATCTCGCCGGAATCGCGGCGCGGGCCCGCGAGGCGGGCGCCCTCTTCGTGGCCGACAACACCTTCTTGTCGCCCGTGCTGCAGCGGCCGATCGAGTGGGGCGCCGACCTCGTGCTGCACTCCACCACCAAGTACCTGAACGGGCACAGCGACGTGGTGGGCGGTGCGGTGGTGGCCCGCGACGAGGCCGTGCACGCCGAGCTCGCCGAGTGGGCGAACTGTCTGGGGCTCACCGGGGCCCCCTTCGACGCCTATCTCACCCTGCGCGGGCTGCGCACCCTGGATGCCCGCATGCGGGTGCACCTCGCCAATGCCGATGCGGTGGTGTCGTGTCTGGCCGACCACCCCGCGGTAGAGCGGGTCTACCACCCCTCGCTGACGGACCACCCGGGCCACGAGGTGGCCGCGCGACAGCAGAGCGGCTTCGGTGCGATGGTGTCGTTCGAACTCCGGTCGGAGGCCGCGGTACGCGCCTTCGTCGCCGAGCTCGGCACCTTCACCCTCGCCGAGTCGCTGGGCGGGGTGGAGAGTCTGGTGGCGCATCCCGCCACGATGACGCATGCCTCCATGGATGCCGACGCCCGCGCCACGGCGGGCATCTCCGACCGGCTGCTGCGGCTGTCGGTGGGCATCGAGGCCGCCGTCGATCTGGTGGCCGATCTCGAGCGCGCGCTGGGGGCCGCCCGGGAGACCGACGCCCTCGGCGCGGGGTCCGAGGCCGATGCGGCGACGGCCACTCCCACCGAGGTGGAGGTGGCCGCCGGAGTGTAG